The nucleotide window ttagtccataggaaggaagaaaaaggaaaacatgaGAATCGATCTAATTGGGTGGATTagtccattaaaaaaaaaagaggacgAATAGATAGTTGACTTGTCTTTGAGGAATGAAGAGGTAATTTAATTGATAAAGAAAGTAAAAGGAGGGgggaaaaaaaaaaccctaaaatgAAGATTTTTAATTATCTTCCAACTATCACCAACAACAATATTTATTCTTCCTTCCACCTTTTTTCCAACTCGATCACTCGTGAATTAATCGTCGGATTGTAGGAAGAAGATGATCCTCCGGATCCGCAGCCGAGACGGCATGGAGCGCGTCACCGTGCCGGACCCTTCCACCGCCACCGTCGCCACTCTTTGCTCCCTCATCGAGTCGCATCTGGGCGTTCCCGCCACCGTCCAAACCCTCTCCCTCGATCACAACCTTCTCCTCCCCTCCAAGGCTCAGAGCCCAGCCCTCGACCCCGCTACCCCCCTCTCCTCCCTCCCCATCGGCCACGGCTCCATAGTCTACCTGTCCTACCCTGCCGACCTCCGCCGTGCCGCCGCCGCCCCCGCGCCTCCGCCCTTCACACCCGCTGGATCCTTCGGCCGCCACAAGATGACCATCGACGACCTCATCGCCCGTCAAGTCCGCGTCGCCCGCCAGGAGTCCCCCCACTGCGACGCCGCCTCCTTCGACCGCGACGCAGCCCACGCATTCCAGCTCTACGTTGCCGACACCCTCGCCTTCGCCGTCAAGCGCGCCGGTTTCCTCTACGGCCATGTCGACCAGGCCTCCCACTCCGTCGCCATCGACTTTGTCTACGAGCCTCCCCAGCAGGGCTCTGAGGACGCGGCGGCCCTCTTCCGCGATCCTGACGAGGAGGCCCTCGTTGAGGCCATCGCTGCCGGCCTCGGCATGCGTCGGGTGGGATTTATCTTCACCCAGGCCGTCGGCCGCAAGGCCGGCACCGCCGAGTACACCATGTCCGGCCGCGAGGTCCTGCAAGCCGCCGAAATGCAGGCCGAGGGCGGCATCCCCGAGTGGGTGACCGCCGTGGTCAAGCTCGATGTTGCGGAGGACGGCGCCGCAGACGTGCACTTCGAGGCCTTCCAGATGAGCGACATCTGCGTTCGCCTCTTCAAGGAGGGATGGTTCGTGACGGAGTTCGGAGAGGATGACGACCCCAGGGTGTCGAGGATGAAGAAGGATGTGGTTGTCGGGGGCAAGGATACGAGGGAGGTTGACAACGATTTCTTCTTGGTGCCAGTCAAGATCTCCGATCACCAGGTCAGTTGGATTATACATAATCTCTCTCTGCTTATTGGATTTCTTCATGCTTCTGACGCTCGAAATGATAAATCTTATTAGATCCAGATCTCCTTTAGTCTTTTACTATGTTCATCAGATCATATCTTGGTTGAATCAGTTCTTTCTATGACACTAATATCAGATCTGATTGGAAGCATCCGCTTGATCTATATGGAAAGGCATCCGCTTTATCCATATGGAAAGGAGATCCATCTCTTTTGGTTCTTAAAACCGAAATGGAAGTATCCACTTGGTCTATACGGAAAGGGAAGGTCGTAGAATCCTTCGTTCTAGCTATTAGGAATCAGAATCCTGATTAGGTTGGTTATGGACTCTGGACTTAATTGAAAGTCTTTGGGATGAACAAACCAATATTCATCATCTCGTGCCGACCGATGGTGTCGGTCTTGGCCTGGACAAGTGTGTATCGATCGATATGAGTGTACCAAATGTTAATACGTTAGCATCGGTTTTTGAAAATTTAGCCAAAAAATGATTGAAAAATTATTGAAAAGTAAAAAACCCTTTTAATCCTTTTTTATGCTTATTTTATAGGATTTCAATTCAATTTCGATAAGAATAAAGCGCAAATGAGTGATAAATGGTTAGTAATTGTAGGTTTTTAGGATGAGATAGCGAATTTATCTTTTTTGGATCGTTGAGGAGCAACTTTGTCTCACGATCCTCCATTTCTTCCTTGATCTTGAATCATCATATGAATTGAGATGTTAGATTATATGTCAAAAGCTTTATAATTTCAACAAATTAAGTAATAAACGAAAGCAACTTGTATATATATGCTTCTACCACTAAAATGAACGACGAGACTCCATCTTCGGTGGTTGAGGTGCTCGATCATGTAAATTTGTATATCAATGTGATACGTATGTTGGACCCAATCTTAAAACTGTTCCCATTGATGCATCAGCATGGTAACACTTGTTGCCTGCTTGTCATTAATGACATGTGTTCAAGGAACCTCTTGAGATAAGTATGATTGTGGCATGTAGGGGTGGGGAGGTTGGAGTACACTAGAACTTTTGTTGTCATCACTGACTTGCTGCTCTATATCGTAAGAACGATCAGTTTTGAAAAAAAATGATTGATTATTGTTGTACATCTTTTGTTTGTAGGATCCACCATATGAAGGTTGTGAATACAACGAGCTCATATCCATGTCTATATCATAAGGTCATATTGCATGTGCTTTAACTTATCAATTGCCTTCCCCTTTCCTTTATTCTTGCGACTATAAACAATGCTTGGATCCTCAACCCCCATGATCTAAATATTGGGTGGCATGCGTAAAATGTTGCTCTTGCTCTTATGTCCATGCCTGAAGTAGTCGGAACCGATTATGGTGCTCAATTGAGAAAGAGAGTGAGAAAGAGTAAGTAGGAAAGAGAGGGAGAAAGAGTGTGAGCTAGGGGGAGTGAAGGAGATGAGAGAGAGGTTTTAAAAAGAGGGCAAACAACCTAAACTAGAGGTCGGACGATCAAATTGACTATTGGACCTGCATGATTTGACCCAATTGAATCGATACGATCGGAATTTGACTTGATGTAGGTCGATAACTAGTTTTGACTGCATCATGGTACACCTCTCGCCTGTTACATACTGCCCAAAATGGGTTGGTATGTGTACCAGTCGTCGGATAGACCGATATGTTCTGTCTGTTTTGTATCGTATCGGGTGGTATGACCAACATTGGAACAAGCTAATATTTGTTATGGAAACTTTTTTATTATCCTGAAATCTCTAGAGGAGATTCATAGTCAGTATATGTGTTATGCGATGAGGACTGATCAGGTCATGAGTCATTGCGTAAAAGTAGGCACATTATGCAAACTCTACAAGTTCCTATTGGAAACTTTGCATATTGTATTCATGCTAATGGTGAATTCGTTTCATGTGTAAAACCTATTCATGCTTTGGTATTAATGTAAGATGAGcctcaaatgaaaaagaaaatgcaACATTTTATAAATAGATCGAAGTTCTTCTTGTACTTAGATAAACTGATTAGTATATTAAGTAAAACATTTATTGAGAGTCAGATGTTAAGATGATCACTTTTCAGGTTAAGGCACGGATGATGGTGCTTGAAGAAGCAAACAGCCAGATTCAGGCAAAGAAGAGAATGTTCAGTATACTAATTTGGTTCTACCTGGGTGTAGTACAGACTCAATATGGCGTCTAGACTTTGATGGGAAATGCCTTACCCGGAACTTCTCCAGATCTGGTTATATAGAGATTTGCAAGTTAAGATATAGGTAGATCTGAGATGAAAATGTAACCTGACTTTCATATGTTTATAAAACGAGAGGTAGATGAAAGTAATAATTAAGAAAGGCAGTGAGAAGTACAAAAGATACTAGGAGGAAAGGGGCCTGCAGGCACAGCTGAAGTCGGATTTGCTAATAAAAGTAACATTTATTGGTTTTCTGCAGATCTTCCTCCTCGTAAAAATACTAGTTAAGCTAGACTCAGACTctaagttaaatattttaaaaagaaacaaaaagggcCTAAAATAGCTGCCTGGAAATGCTCCTAAATTGTTTAGACTAACATCTTTTCTCTAGAACTTCATGCCCGGATGATACTCTAGAATAGCAGATCTTTCAATTCTATCAccattatctttttctcttttaatttGTATGGCTATAAAATTGTTCCAGGTTTCCGAATAGAGGAGTAGGGATGCTAGCTGGTTAATATCTATCATGTCTTTATTTAGCAACACTATAAAATCTAAAAAGGTTCAGAAAAGATTCAAAATGTCAGATGACATTCAAATCAATCATTGCATGTAGCAatctgatgttggaaaaattcatGTGAAAAGCAATGAATTTCACATGACAAAAGAAACATGGACTTGAATGGATGAGCCATTATTAGAAGGATTGTAGTTTGTCTTTTCCAGATTATGAAGAATAAAGATAGTGCAACTGGCTTGCTTATGAGTATTTCATTTGAAGCACATCTCGTTTACATTCTTCCTGAtcaaattcttcaaaatcactCTCGTCTCTCTAGGAAGATGTGTTTATAGTCTAAGTAACTCAAATTATTAGTTGCCATTAAATTGATCCTGAAGTTGTTTTAGTATTTAGTTCAATCAAATATAGTTATTCAAGACTTTGTCAATCAACATGGATAAGCTACAAACATTAACTTAAATGTTTTATGACTGACAATCAAATTCTGGTCAATCTTTTATAGTTTGTCTAGACTCATCAAGTATGTTTGTCAAACTGTAATTGGAACGACACAGATATTTAACTTCCTGTTACAATTTAAGCTCATGCAACCAATGTTCGAACCTTCAATTTTCTTTAGACCTATGAAGAGACCAAAAGTAGGGTCAGTGACAAGCTTAGCTATTTGCAGAAATATTCTTGTAATTACGAATGAACTGTTAGATCATTGAAGCAAAATGGTACTGCATATGGTCATGCCAGATGTGAATCATTTGTTGTTTTTGTTCtattttgatattcacaactGCGTTTCATGTATGCATCAAAGTAGATCTGTTTgcaattttttttgcataatttAGAAGTGTCCTTAAAGTTGCTGAGGTTCAAAGAATGGCCATGCTTCAGTTTTTGGAGGAAGATAATAGGAAGAGAGGTGTCTAGCACTGGTTGTAGATTTTTGATGAAGCAAACGTCATATTGTTTCTTTGACATTTGCTTTATATGCTGATTAGCCTGTTGTTTAAAACTTGATTGATTCAACTAAGATGTGGAGTGCTCACTTGCATCAGAAGCCTAGCAGTGTTAAGGTGCATTTCATTAGATCCAACAACCATCATATATGCCATTGACAATTCCACATTTTATCACTGTAcgttgatataatttttatatgctTTGATTTTCTGCAGGGGCCATTATCTTCGAGTTTTCCTATAGAGAACCGGATTACTCGAGTGACCCTCAAGGCCCTAAAGAACCACTTGGATCGGACAAAGCACCTCCCGTTTGTAAGGCGCATCTCCGATTTTCATCTGCTTCTCTTACTCGCGAGGTTCTTGGACGTAAATGCTGATGTACCAACGCTCGCTGAATGTGTGCAGAAGCAATCATCGGTGCCAGAAGGTTATCAGCTTCTGATAGAATCCATGGCTGCTGCGTCTTGAAATTATATGCTGCATGTACGAGTCATACAAACCTTGTTAATTTTTCCTGTGTAGTCTCTTTCTTATGGACACTTTCATGTAGATTTACTACTTGCGATACAATTTTTTTTTAGGGTCAATTTACTTTGAGTTGGTGAACTTAAAATCTTTCTATTATGTTGATCTTTATAATTAACAACATAAAGATGATTGATTGCTTTGTCTGATATTTAACTTCATCATGTCTTCCTCTCTCATTGATTCCCAACCGTAGTTCTTTACCGTTGGGAGTCTTGATCATGTGTGCTTCTAAGATGTTAGGTGGTTCTTATATGAGTGATTCAATCATTATTGTACCTAAAATTTATGCCAACAAATCACACTTATCATAAGTGTTGAATTATTTGTCTGCGTCTTATCACTCCacttaaatatatttttcatatgcTTGGTGGGGCCATTGTTTTAGAGTTTTTCTATAGAGAGAATCCGATTCCCACTGGTAACCCTGAAAGCTCTCTATAGAACCATTTGGATCATGGAATGTGCTTCTTAGCAGCTACGGACAAAATATGTCtagaataaaaatattatgttgaaaatttGTATAAAGAACCATTTGGATCATGGA belongs to Musa acuminata AAA Group cultivar baxijiao chromosome BXJ1-11, Cavendish_Baxijiao_AAA, whole genome shotgun sequence and includes:
- the LOC103971454 gene encoding NPL4-like protein isoform X1 is translated as MILRIRSRDGMERVTVPDPSTATVATLCSLIESHLGVPATVQTLSLDHNLLLPSKAQSPALDPATPLSSLPIGHGSIVYLSYPADLRRAAAAPAPPPFTPAGSFGRHKMTIDDLIARQVRVARQESPHCDAASFDRDAAHAFQLYVADTLAFAVKRAGFLYGHVDQASHSVAIDFVYEPPQQGSEDAAALFRDPDEEALVEAIAAGLGMRRVGFIFTQAVGRKAGTAEYTMSGREVLQAAEMQAEGGIPEWVTAVVKLDVAEDGAADVHFEAFQMSDICVRLFKEGWFVTEFGEDDDPRVSRMKKDVVVGGKDTREVDNDFFLVPVKISDHQGPLSSSFPIENRITRVTLKALKNHLDRTKHLPFVRRISDFHLLLLLARFLDVNADVPTLAECVQKQSSVPEGYQLLIESMAAAS
- the LOC103971454 gene encoding NPL4-like protein isoform X2, yielding MILRIRSRDGMERVTVPDPSTATVATLCSLIESHLGVPATVQTLSLDHNLLLPSKAQSPALDPATPLSSLPIGHGSIVYLSYPADLRRAAAAPAPPPFTPAGSFGRHKMTIDDLIARQVRVARQESPHCDAASFDRDAAHAFQLYVADTLAFAVKRAGFLYGHVDQASHSVAIDFVYEPPQQGSEDAAALFRDPDEEALVEAIAAGLGMRRVGFIFTQAVGRKAGTAEYTMSGREVLQAAEMQAEGGIPEWVTAVVKLDVAEDGAADVHFEAFQMSDICVRLFKEGWFVTEFGEDDDPRVSRMKKDVVVGGKDTREVDNDFFLVPVKISDHQGPLSSSFPIENRITRVTLKALKNHLDRTKHLPFKQSSVPEGYQLLIESMAAAS